Below is a window of Allomuricauda ruestringensis DSM 13258 DNA.
AGGATACATGCCCTATGAGTTTGAAAACACTCCGGAAGGTAAAGAACTAGCAAGATTGAACACAAGCCCTTTGGATTCCCTAAAACAAGAAGAGAACTTGGCAAAAGGAGCAGAGCTTTATGCAATTTATTGTGCCGTATGCCATGGATCAAAAGGGGATGGGCAAGGCAATCTTGTGAAGAGAGAAAAAATATTGGGTGTTCCCAGCTATGATGACGTAGCTAGAGATATTACTGTTGGAACCACATATCACGCGATTTATTACGGATTGAACTCCATGGGCTCATACGCCTCTCAGTTCGCCAGTGAAGAAGAGATGTGGCAAGTGTCCGAATATGTAATGAAGTTAAAGGAAGACCTAACAAAATAATAGGATAAGAAGAAACTATGTACACCTTTTCAAACAAACTTAGAATAGGATCTTTCATAGCCATGGGGCTTGGATTTATATTCCTTGTAATTGGTTTTATGTCTGCCCCATCAACTGTAGAAGAGGCCAAGGCCATTGTAGCAGTACATGACGATGGTCATGGTGGAGGGCATGCAGAGGAAGCAACCAACAGCCATGGTGAAGAACAAGGTCACGGTGCAGAAGCTTCGCACGGGGAAGAGCACGACGCTTCCCACGACACACATTTATTGCACCAATTGCAAAACAGACCATGGTCTGCACTATACGTAGCTGCATTCTTTTTCTTTATGATATCATTGGGCGTTTTGGCCTTCTACGCCATACAGCGCGCCGCACAAGCAGGTTGGTCCCCATTGCTCTTTAGGGTCATGGAAGGGATTACAGCTTATCTGGTTCCAGGTGGAATCATTGTATTTGTGATTTTATTGCTGTCCACATTGCACATGAACCACATGTTTGTATGGATGGACCCCGAAGTAGTGGCCCACGATAAATTGCTGCAAGGTAAAGCAGGGTATTTGAACCCGACCTTCTTTTTGATAAGAGCGGCCATATTCTTGGGTGGATGGATTTTTTACCGTCAATATTCAAGAAAACTGTCCTTGGCACAGGATGAGTCCGATGATAACAGCAACTTTGTAAAAAACTTTAGATGGTCCGCTGGTTTCTTGGTATTCTATTTGGTAACCGAATCCATGATGTCCTGGGACTGGATTATGAGTGTAGATCCACACTGGTTCAGTACCCTGTTCGGGTGGTATGTGTTTGCCAGTATGTTCGTTTCGGGCATTACAGTAATTGCAATGGTAACCGTTTACCTAAAATCAAAAGGATACTTGGAAGATGTAAACGACAGCCATATCCACGATTTGGCCAAGTTTATGTTCGGTATCAGTATCTTCTGGGCCTACCTTTGGTTCGCCCAGTTTATGTTGATTTGGTATGCGGATATACCAGAAGAGGTAACCTATTTCGTGGCAAGGATTCAAGATTATAACTTGCCATTCTTTGGAATGCTGGCCTTGAACTTTATATTCCCATTGTTGGTACTTATGAACAGCGATTACAAAAGAATTAACTGGTTTGTTATCATGACCGGTATTGTGCTGTTATTTGGCCACTATATGGATATATTTAATATGATAATGCCTGCAACGGTTGGCGACCAATGGTATATTGGATTGCCAGAGATTGGTGGTATTTTGTTCTTCGGAGGTTTGTTTGTGTTCTGGGTGTTCACAGCTTTGACCAAGGCACCATTGCAGCCCAAACGAAACCCATTCATTGAGGAGAGTAGACATTTTCATTATTAATACAATACGATTTAAGTCTTAGATAGATATACGATGACTGCATTATTAACATTAACTGTTTTAGTACTGGTTGCGATTGCAATTTGGCAGATGACCAAGATTTTTGAACTATCGCAAACTAGAACAGAGTACGATGAGATTGCGAACGATTCCGATAACAAAAATAACGGCTACCTATTATTCGCCTTCCTGATTTTTATTTACGGAATAACTATTTTCAGTTTTGCCAAGTATTATAAGATGCTTTTGCCCGAGGCTGCATCCGAACACGGGGCAGATTACGACCAATTGATGTGGGTCTCTTTCGCAATTATATTCTTTGTTCAAACCATAACCCAAGCTTTGCTCCATTATTTTGGATATAAGTATAGGGGACAAAAAGGTAGAAAAGCACTTTTCTTTGCCGATAACGACAGATTGGAGTTTATCTGGACCATTATTCCAGTAATTGTACTGGCAGGTCTGATTCTTTGGGGACTGTACACTTGGACCAATATCATGGACATCAATGAAGACGATGATCCGTTGGTGGTGGAACTTTACGCACAACAATTTAACTGGACTGCCAGATACGGTGGGGACGACAACGTTCTTGGTGAAGCCAATGTTCGTTTGATCGATATTGCCAATGCCAATGTACTTGGTTTGGATGAGTCCGACCCCAACGCAGAAGATGACATTATTGTAAAAGAATTGCACTTGCCCGTAGGTAGAAAAGTAAACTTTAAAATGAGGTCACAAGATGTACTGCACTCGGCATACATGCCCCACTTTAGAGCACAAATGAACTGTGTACCAGGTATGATTACCCAGTTCTCTTTTACGCCAACAGTTACAACAGAGGAAATGCGTTTAAACCCAGATGTTGTGGACAAGGTAAAAAGAACCAATGCCATTAGGGCACAAAAAGCAGCAGAAGGGATTCCAAATAACGACCCATGGGAGTTCGATTACATATTGCTGTGCAACAAAATATGCGGAAAATCCCATTATAACATGCAGATGAAGATTATAGTGGAAACCGAGGAAGAGTTCAATAAATGGCTTGCTGAACAGAAAACCTTTAAAGAAACTGTTATGGTCGATGACACGGAGCAAGTACTTAACTTGGAAGATGATGCTGATATCGAATTGAGCGAAACAGCTTCGGTAGAATAACAAACAAAAGAGAATAACGAAAAAAATTAATTGGAATATGTCTGAAGTAGCCCATGTAAATCACGATGATCACCACGATGATCACGGACATCACCATAAGGAAACCTTCATAACAAAATATATTTTCAGTCAGGACCACAAGATGATATCCAAGCAATATCTCATTACGGGTCTGATCATGGGATTCATAGGTATAGCCATGTCATTGTTGTTCAGAATGCAATTGGCTTGGCCGGGCGAGTCCTTTGGAATTTTTGAAGCTGTTTTGGGCAAATGGGCCCCAGACGGTGTAATGGATGCCGATATCTATTTGGCATTGGTTACCATTCACGGTACATTAATGGTGTTCTTTGTATTAACGCAGGGATTGAGTGGTACCTTCAGTAACCTGTTGATTCCATTGCAAATCGGTGCCAGGGATATGGCATCAGGATTCATGAACATGGTTTCTTACTGGATGTTCTTCGTATCCTCTGTGATCATGATTATTTCATTGTTCGTGGAAGCAGGACCTGCTGCTGCAGGTTGGACCATCTATCCACCCTTGAGTGCACTACCAATGGCCCAACCAGGTTCTGGTATGGGTATGACACTTTGGTTGGTGTCCATGGCAATTTTCATCGCATCTTCTTTGTTGGGATCGTTGAACTACATTGTTACAGTAATCAACCTAAGAACAAAGGGAATGTCCATGACACGTTTACCTTTGACAATCTGGGCATTTTTTGTAACCGCTATTATCGGTGTGGTTTCTTTCCCAGTATTGTTATCGGCAGCCTTGCTGTTGATTATGGACAGAAGCTTCGGTACATCTTTCTTCCTATCGGATATCTTTATCCAAGGTGAAGTATTGCATTACCAAGGAGGTTCCCCGGTATTGTACGAGCACTTGTTCTGGTTCTTGGGCCACCCCGAGGTATATATCGTATTGTTGCCAGCTTTGGGTATTACATCCGAAGTAATGTCAACCAACGCAAGAAAACCGATTTTTGGATATAGGGCGATGGTGGCATCCATCTTGGCGATTGCATTCCTGTCTACAATTGTATGGGGACACCACATGTTCGTATCCGGTATGAACCCATTTTTGGGATCTGTATTTACATTTACAACCCTTTTGATCGCGATTCCATCAGCAGTAAAAGCATTTAACTATATCACGACCCTTTGGAAGGGCAACCTGCAGTTGAACCCTGCAATGTTGTTCTCCATTGGATTGGTGTCAACCTTCATTACAGGTGGTCTTACGGGGATTATTTTGGGAGATAGTACTTTGGATATCAACGTTCACGATACCTACTTCGTTGTAGCTCACTTCCACTTGGTAATGGGTATTTCGGCCTTGTACGGTATGTTCGCTGGTATTTATCACTGGTTCCCGAAAATGTTCCAAGGACGAATGATGAACAAGAACTTGGGTTACGTCCACTTTTGGATTACCGCAGTCTGTGCCTACGGGGTATTCTTCCCCATGCACTTTGTGGGAATGGCCGGTGTGCCACGTCGTTACTACGAGAATACTGCATTCCCGATGTTCGATGAGTTGACAAACGTCCAAGTATTGATGACCGTATTTGCACTTATTGCAGGTCTGGCGCAGCTGATATTCGTTTACAACTTTATCTCAAGTATTTTCTACGGTAAAAAAGGACCAATTAACCCTTGGAGTTCAAACACCCTGGAATGGACAACCCCTCAAGAGCACATCCACGGAAACTGGCCGGGGGAAATTCCACACGTTTATCGTTGGGCTTACGATTACAGTAAAACTTATGAGAATGGTGAGTACATTATTGCAGGGCAGGATTTTGTTCCGCAAAACGTTCCACTTCAAGAGAACGAAGAAGAACTCAACCATTAAGAGTACATTTATATTAGTGAGAAGGCCCGTCCGTTTTTGGATGGGCTTTTTTTGTTGGAATAGATTTTGAAGTGAATTGCATATCTTTAAAAAGCATTTTCCTTCATCAAAAAGAGAACCATCATGAAAAAGTTACTTATCCTACTGTTGATATTGACCCCGATACTTTCCATTGCTCAGCGTAAACCCAAAATAAAAGGTAGTAGAATCGTTACTGAAATAAGCGAGGAACTTCCACCCTTTACTGCCATTATGTTGAATGATGACCTTGAAATCACACTGAATAAAGCGTTGGGGCCAGGCTATCACCTTATCGCGGATGATAATTTGATCGATATACTAAAATTTGAAGTGGAAGAGGGTACTTTAGTAATCAGTTCTTACTACAATATCACAGCCAAAAAAGAATTGCAAATAACCGTTAACTATACCGAGCTACAAGCAATCACCTTAAAAAATGGTAGTATTCTCTCCAAGGATGTAATTCAATCCAACGAATTGTTTGTGGATGGGTTCAACAATACCAAACTCGATATAAAGGCCAATGCAGCCGTAATGGATATAAATCTGGAAGATACGAGCAGCGGAGATTTTCATGTGGAAGTAGATTCTTTGAATATTAACCTGAACAAAAGGGCGCAAGCCTATGTTTATGCCCAACTCAATACTGGCGAATTGGACCTCGAGGGCAATTCCTCTCTGACCATGGAGGGCACATCCGAACGATTACAGGCCAATTTACTGGAATCTGCCAAGTACAGGGGCGAAAGTATGCAAATAGGCTCCTGTGAACTTAAGATTACCGGTAATGCCAATGCAAGGGTGTATGCATTTGGCGACATTAATATCAACTCCACGGGAAATGCCGGTATTTACCTCTACGGAACCCCGAAGATTACCATAGAGGAGTTTTTGGACACTTCCCAACTCATCAAAAAACAAGAGTGACGCTTACTTTGTAATTGGGGCGGTTAGGCAATGTTCGGGAATGCCAAAACCATCCACCAAGACCTCTATGTGTGGTCTAAGCTCTGTGGATAAACGTTCCACCCGTTGCCGGATTGCTTTTGATTTTGTTCCGCCGATATACCCCTGTTCCAAAAACCATTTGGCATCCTTGTTAATTTGATCTAGTGCGTAAAGGCAACCTACCTTCTCCAGTAATGCACGGTATTTTAAATCTTCTATTTGTTGATAGTGGTCACAGAAGATGTTGTAAGCCAATTCCACACTATAGGCTTTTCCCAAGGCCAATAAATGGGTCTGTACCTTTAAGAAAGCTTGATACGATGGAATCCCTTTTTTGATATAGTTTCGAATCCGCATCGCCAAGGTATAGGTCAATCTTCGGGTACGATAATCAAAAGCGTGTCTGTGGAACTTCGGGTTGTACAGATGCTTCGCGTCAACTTTGTTGGAGTACAACGGGTTAATGGCGGTCAGTTTATCCGAAAGCTGGGTTTGCAAAAGTTTTAATACCGATGCAAAACCAGCACTGTTGAACTCTGCCCTAAAATCGGAAAGAATACCCTTGGCCGCCAGTTGCAACAATACGGTGTTGTCACCTTCAAATGTGGTAAAAATATCCACATCGCCCTTTAAATCGGCAATTCGGTTCTCCAATAAATACCCTTTCCCACCGCAAGCCTCTCTGCATTCTTGAATGGTCTCATTGGCAAACCAAGTGATTATGGATTTTAAGCCTGCCACTTGGGTCTCAATCTTTCTTTTGTCAGGTTGGGAATAATCACTGTAACGCTTCATCATCTCTTCCAAGGTAAAATGATACACATAAGCGCCAGCAATGGCAGGGGTCAGCCTTAGTTGATGCGTGGGGTAGTCCATGATCAAATCTTCCTGGACCTTTACATTATCATTGAACTGCCTGCGGTTAAGGGCGTATTTTACAGCGATGGACAAGGCCATTTTGCTACCTCCAAGGGCGCCACGGGCCACACAAATGCGTCCGCCTACCAAAGTGCCCAGCATGGTAAAAAATCGCTTGTTCGGATTTTTTATGGATGAAGCATAGGTGCCATCTTCCTGTATTTCACCATACTTGTTCAGTAGATTCTCTCGCGGGACCTTTACATTGTTGAACCAGATTTTTCCATTGTCCACCCCGTTCAAACCCAATTTATATCCATTGTCCTTAACGGAGACTCCTTCCAGTTCTTCATGGTTTTCATTTCTTAACGGAACCAAAATAGCATGTACGCCCTCATTTTTGCCGTTTACGATTAATTGGGCAAAAACCGTAGCTATTTTAGAATGTATGGCATTGCCAATGTATTCTTTGTTGTCGTTTTTACCTGGCGTGTGAATAATGATGGAGTCCGAGGATTTTTCATAAGTAGCGGTGGTTTTGATACCTCGGACATTGGAACCATGTCCGGTTTCCGTCATGGCAAAACACCCTAGCAACTTGGTTGTTCCTGCATCGGTCAAATATTCGTCGTGATGTTTTTTTGTACCCAATTTTTGGATGCTTCCACCGAAAAGCCCAAACTGAACACCAAATTTTACGGCCAAACTACCATCCACAAACATTAAATGTTCAAAAATAGCTGCGTAGGCAGGCATGTCTCCAGTACCGCCATATTCAGGTGGGTAGGCCATGGCACCATACCCTGCTTCTCCCAAAAGCTGAACTTGTTGCAAAATCCTGTTCCTAAAATCTTCTTTGTTTCTTAAAACCTGCCACGAAAAGTCAGGCTTGTCCAAAAAACTCCTGAACCTATCAACCACACGAGCATGTTCTCCCTTTAAGATTTCATCCAGAATGTTAGCGTCATATTCACTGGAAGTTTTTTCATGCACTACCTCCACATCAAACAGGTGATTGTAATGGTTTGGCTGTATGCCCAAATGGACTTCAATATGTTTTAAATGATCGTTCAGATTTTCACTATTAACCAATCGTTGACTAAGTGAAGAAAGGGGGTAGGTGTCGCTTTCGATCAATCTTACCTTGGAATTTGCAATGGTCTGTTTCCAGTTCTTGATTTCATCATCAAAAGGAGGGGTATCCCTTTTTAGCCATCTCCTTAATTGATGTTTTTCATCCACATTCAAAGATGTATCCAGTTCGATTACTTTTTGTACGACCGAAATTTCTGAAGCGGACAGCAAATCATCGGACCAAATCACATAGAAAAAAGGGATGTATTGTAGAATTCCAATGGAATAATCTGTGACGATCATATAAAGGTGTGTTGATGCATTTATACTTTTCTAAGGTAAGGTTTAGATTTTTAAGTACCATCCCTACGGGTATTTTTGTGAATATGGTTTTAGGTGGATAGGGTTTTCAGTTATATTTGTTGAACTATGAACGAGAATTTAGATCCAACAGGCGAAAATCTTTCTCCGGAAGAATTCGATATAGAAAGAGCCTTACGGCCCGTTAGTTTTGATGACTTTACCGGGCAGGCTCGCGTATTGGAAAATCTCAAGATTTTTGTGCAAGCAGCCAACCTAAGGGGCGAAGCCTTGGACCATACACTTTTTCATGGCCCTCCAGGGCTGGGCAAGACTACCTTGGCCCATATTTTGGCCAACGAACTTGGGGTAAACATAAAAGTTACCTCTGGCCCTGTGCTGGACAAACCGGGAGACTTGGCTGGACTGTTGACCAATTTGGAAGAACGCGACGTACTTTTTATTGATGAAATCCATAGGTTGAGTCCCATTGTGGAGGAGTATTTGTATTCCGCCATGGAAGATTATAAGATTGACATCATGATTGAATCGGGTCCCAACGCCCGTACCGTTCAGATTAACCTTAGTCCGTTTACCTTGATAGGGGCTACTACTAGATCTGGATTGCTTACCGCGCCCATGCGGGCAAGATTCGGCATTCAGAGCCGGTTGGAATACTACCATACAGAGCTGTTGTCCACCATTGTGGAACGTAGTGCGGAAATACTTAAGGTGCCCATCACCAACGATGCAGCCATAGAAATTGCCGGACGAAGCAGGGGAACTCCCAGAATATGCAATGCACTATTGCGCAGGGTTCGGGATTTTGCACAGATCAAGGGCAATGGAAACATTGATCTTGAAATCTCCCAATTTGGACTTAAGGCCCTAAATGTGGATGCCCATGGTCTGGATGAAATGGACAACAAAATTTTGACGACCATCATAGATAAGTTTAAAGGAGGTCCCGTTGGGATAACTACTTTGGCAACGGCGGTGTCAGAAAGTGCGGAAACCTTGGAAGAAGTGTACGAACCTTTTTTAATACAACAAGGTTTTATAATGCGCACCCCAAGAGGACGCGAAGTAACTGAACTTGCCTATACCCATTTGGGGAAGGTAAAGGGCGGTACTCAGGGTGGTTTGTTTTAACCCCTTTAACCTATATAAAAATTCTTAGTGAAAAGAACCCTATTGTTCCATAACTTTTTGTATTTTAATAGGCTTCTTTGATTATAAGGGCTTTATTTTTTTGGATACATGGCCCTGCCCTATATAACCATGGATGATATACACTGAACCTCCCAAATATTTACCATTAAAGCTGTATGCTAGTGGTGAAATTATAGGGAACAATGAAGAAACACTCTAAAAAAAACAATGTCCCCAAAAAGGGAGATTTCCAATCCTTATCTCTGCAAATAAGAAGATTGTGCATGCAAATAGGTATTTGCATGGGGTTGATCATTGTTTTGGCATTTGCTGTTCTTATGGCAGGGTTTGGATTCGGGGCGAATGATCATCATGTGGAGTTCCCCGACGATGTGTATTACATGGACTATAATGTGAACAATCTCCCATTTTCTGAAAAAAATGAAGAAATCAAGTTGGGTTTCGATATTTTCAGAAATACCTCGCTTCACATAGGTCCCAAACAAAAGGATTCTTCAAAAGTATTTGCACAAAACAATTTGGCTTGTGCCAGTTGTCATTTAAACGGTGGCACCAAGCCCTATGCAGCTCCTTTGATCGGAGTTATTAAACGCTTTCCTCAGTTTCGCGGGCGCGAAAACAAAATGGGAACCATTGAAGAACGCATCAATGGATGCATGGAACGAAGTATGAATGGCAGAACGATGCCGGAATCCAGCGTTGAAATGCAAGCCCTTATTACTTATATGGATTGGTTGGGCAGAGCAGCCCCATCAAACGGTAAAATAGAAGGGCAAGGCTTTTTAAAAGTTGAAATTCCCAATAGAGCCGTTGATCTAGACCATGGGCAAAGAGTTTTTGAAAATACCTGTGTGGAATGCCATGGCGCTGATGGTCAAGGACAGCTTTTGGCGGAAAACGATCAATACCTATATCCTCCTTTGTGGGGGGGCGATTCTTATAACGATGGCGCCGGAATGACCCGCGTAATCACTGCGGCCCAGTTTATAAAGGGCAATATGCCTTTTGGCACCACCTTTGACAATCCCATACTTACCGATGAGGAGGCCTATGATGTAGCAGGTTACATCAACCAAAAACTCCGACCAACAAAGCCCAATAGAGAGGTAGACTTCCCCGACCTGGTCAAAAAACCCGTATCCACTCCCTATGGTCCCTACCTGGACCCTTTTTCTGAAGAACAACATCAGTTAGGACCTTTCCAGCCTATTATGGAATATTACCAAAAAGAATATCTATTAAGTAAATCCAAATAAACACTAGTAACAATGAAAACAACAACAAGAAGGAACTTTATGGGAGCGATGATGCTGGGTGCCACTGCATCCACATTGTCGGCTTTTACCAATCCTGCTTTTGCGGGAATGACGGATTTTGCACATTCAGAAATGAATGATGCAGAGGCTTGGATGAAAACAATAAAAGGAAAACATCGTATTGTTTATGATGGTTCCTATCCACACAGCGGTTTTCCCATTATATGGAACTGGGCCTATTACCTGTCAAACAATGAAATGGGCTCTACCGACGATGAAATTACGGCGATGACCGTTCTAAGACACGATGCCATTCCATTTGCATTGCACGATGATCTTTGGAAAGCATACCCACTGGGTGAA
It encodes the following:
- a CDS encoding acyl-CoA dehydrogenase — translated: MIVTDYSIGILQYIPFFYVIWSDDLLSASEISVVQKVIELDTSLNVDEKHQLRRWLKRDTPPFDDEIKNWKQTIANSKVRLIESDTYPLSSLSQRLVNSENLNDHLKHIEVHLGIQPNHYNHLFDVEVVHEKTSSEYDANILDEILKGEHARVVDRFRSFLDKPDFSWQVLRNKEDFRNRILQQVQLLGEAGYGAMAYPPEYGGTGDMPAYAAIFEHLMFVDGSLAVKFGVQFGLFGGSIQKLGTKKHHDEYLTDAGTTKLLGCFAMTETGHGSNVRGIKTTATYEKSSDSIIIHTPGKNDNKEYIGNAIHSKIATVFAQLIVNGKNEGVHAILVPLRNENHEELEGVSVKDNGYKLGLNGVDNGKIWFNNVKVPRENLLNKYGEIQEDGTYASSIKNPNKRFFTMLGTLVGGRICVARGALGGSKMALSIAVKYALNRRQFNDNVKVQEDLIMDYPTHQLRLTPAIAGAYVYHFTLEEMMKRYSDYSQPDKRKIETQVAGLKSIITWFANETIQECREACGGKGYLLENRIADLKGDVDIFTTFEGDNTVLLQLAAKGILSDFRAEFNSAGFASVLKLLQTQLSDKLTAINPLYSNKVDAKHLYNPKFHRHAFDYRTRRLTYTLAMRIRNYIKKGIPSYQAFLKVQTHLLALGKAYSVELAYNIFCDHYQQIEDLKYRALLEKVGCLYALDQINKDAKWFLEQGYIGGTKSKAIRQRVERLSTELRPHIEVLVDGFGIPEHCLTAPITK
- a CDS encoding Tat (twin-arginine translocation) pathway signal sequence containing protein; its protein translation is MKTTTRRNFMGAMMLGATASTLSAFTNPAFAGMTDFAHSEMNDAEAWMKTIKGKHRIVYDGSYPHSGFPIIWNWAYYLSNNEMGSTDDEITAMTVLRHDAIPFALHDDLWKAYPLGEMFHVKKADGTVYDRNPYYEPQEGDFPLPVIQGIKDLMDRGAMFCVCNLALNVYSGAVAQQMGKDPNEVYEEWKAAVLPEIQIVPSGVWALGRAQEEGCGYIFAGNTI
- a CDS encoding GIN domain-containing protein; the protein is MKKLLILLLILTPILSIAQRKPKIKGSRIVTEISEELPPFTAIMLNDDLEITLNKALGPGYHLIADDNLIDILKFEVEEGTLVISSYYNITAKKELQITVNYTELQAITLKNGSILSKDVIQSNELFVDGFNNTKLDIKANAAVMDINLEDTSSGDFHVEVDSLNINLNKRAQAYVYAQLNTGELDLEGNSSLTMEGTSERLQANLLESAKYRGESMQIGSCELKITGNANARVYAFGDININSTGNAGIYLYGTPKITIEEFLDTSQLIKKQE
- a CDS encoding c-type cytochrome, which gives rise to MKQLGKISVALVLAMFAASCADKSSPNYQFMPNMYEPVGYETYQGVDNGLFPDGTEALLPPEGTISRGYMPYEFENTPEGKELARLNTSPLDSLKQEENLAKGAELYAIYCAVCHGSKGDGQGNLVKREKILGVPSYDDVARDITVGTTYHAIYYGLNSMGSYASQFASEEEMWQVSEYVMKLKEDLTK
- the ruvB gene encoding Holliday junction branch migration DNA helicase RuvB — encoded protein: MNENLDPTGENLSPEEFDIERALRPVSFDDFTGQARVLENLKIFVQAANLRGEALDHTLFHGPPGLGKTTLAHILANELGVNIKVTSGPVLDKPGDLAGLLTNLEERDVLFIDEIHRLSPIVEEYLYSAMEDYKIDIMIESGPNARTVQINLSPFTLIGATTRSGLLTAPMRARFGIQSRLEYYHTELLSTIVERSAEILKVPITNDAAIEIAGRSRGTPRICNALLRRVRDFAQIKGNGNIDLEISQFGLKALNVDAHGLDEMDNKILTTIIDKFKGGPVGITTLATAVSESAETLEEVYEPFLIQQGFIMRTPRGREVTELAYTHLGKVKGGTQGGLF
- a CDS encoding cytochrome c oxidase subunit I → MSEVAHVNHDDHHDDHGHHHKETFITKYIFSQDHKMISKQYLITGLIMGFIGIAMSLLFRMQLAWPGESFGIFEAVLGKWAPDGVMDADIYLALVTIHGTLMVFFVLTQGLSGTFSNLLIPLQIGARDMASGFMNMVSYWMFFVSSVIMIISLFVEAGPAAAGWTIYPPLSALPMAQPGSGMGMTLWLVSMAIFIASSLLGSLNYIVTVINLRTKGMSMTRLPLTIWAFFVTAIIGVVSFPVLLSAALLLIMDRSFGTSFFLSDIFIQGEVLHYQGGSPVLYEHLFWFLGHPEVYIVLLPALGITSEVMSTNARKPIFGYRAMVASILAIAFLSTIVWGHHMFVSGMNPFLGSVFTFTTLLIAIPSAVKAFNYITTLWKGNLQLNPAMLFSIGLVSTFITGGLTGIILGDSTLDINVHDTYFVVAHFHLVMGISALYGMFAGIYHWFPKMFQGRMMNKNLGYVHFWITAVCAYGVFFPMHFVGMAGVPRRYYENTAFPMFDELTNVQVLMTVFALIAGLAQLIFVYNFISSIFYGKKGPINPWSSNTLEWTTPQEHIHGNWPGEIPHVYRWAYDYSKTYENGEYIIAGQDFVPQNVPLQENEEELNH
- a CDS encoding cytochrome c oxidase subunit II, yielding MTALLTLTVLVLVAIAIWQMTKIFELSQTRTEYDEIANDSDNKNNGYLLFAFLIFIYGITIFSFAKYYKMLLPEAASEHGADYDQLMWVSFAIIFFVQTITQALLHYFGYKYRGQKGRKALFFADNDRLEFIWTIIPVIVLAGLILWGLYTWTNIMDINEDDDPLVVELYAQQFNWTARYGGDDNVLGEANVRLIDIANANVLGLDESDPNAEDDIIVKELHLPVGRKVNFKMRSQDVLHSAYMPHFRAQMNCVPGMITQFSFTPTVTTEEMRLNPDVVDKVKRTNAIRAQKAAEGIPNNDPWEFDYILLCNKICGKSHYNMQMKIIVETEEEFNKWLAEQKTFKETVMVDDTEQVLNLEDDADIELSETASVE
- a CDS encoding c-type cytochrome, producing MGLIIVLAFAVLMAGFGFGANDHHVEFPDDVYYMDYNVNNLPFSEKNEEIKLGFDIFRNTSLHIGPKQKDSSKVFAQNNLACASCHLNGGTKPYAAPLIGVIKRFPQFRGRENKMGTIEERINGCMERSMNGRTMPESSVEMQALITYMDWLGRAAPSNGKIEGQGFLKVEIPNRAVDLDHGQRVFENTCVECHGADGQGQLLAENDQYLYPPLWGGDSYNDGAGMTRVITAAQFIKGNMPFGTTFDNPILTDEEAYDVAGYINQKLRPTKPNREVDFPDLVKKPVSTPYGPYLDPFSEEQHQLGPFQPIMEYYQKEYLLSKSK